A region of Clostridium acetobutylicum ATCC 824 DNA encodes the following proteins:
- a CDS encoding anaerobic ribonucleoside triphosphate reductase translates to MLNVVKRDGRQVVFDSNKIFNAIKGAADEIGYDIKQSDILELTQKVIGRVEDLKIREISVEEVQNLVEEVLLENGNKEIGMAYCTYRKERTKVREIKSDLMKVIEKIGIETDRDNANVGNNYSSKLLRIASESNKWHNLSAMPKKISRAHENGDIYLHDLDSYNLSINCLHIPTKEVLQSGFNTGYGYIRPPKRIESAAELSCILLQSTQNDMFGGQSHPDFDNDMAEFIEETRRQIRHEYEEIGVEADKLDEYVEKKLVRIVGQSMQGIVYNLNTMHSRAGSQVPFSSINIGIPQSKDAALVCEIFLKEYEKGLGNGEQPIFPNIIFRVKSGVNRNENDPYYYLFKLACRVAAKRMNPTFMNIDADFNKEYYDKGYIPATMGCRTYLMSNINGEPGVKGRGNIAPTTVNLPRIGILAKGDVDKFFELLHSRLEIAKESLLHRYSVLKKLKVKDLPFVVGQNLMKGSENLKPDDSIEPVLKQGTWGVGFIGLAETLVALTGHHHGETEEAKELGIKIVSYIRDYLDDLKKHIKLNWSCYATPAEGLSGKFIAKDKVIFGEIPGVTDKDYYTNSYHVPVGFDISIKEKINIEAPYHKLCNGGHISYIELDDYGDEETIMNIIKYAYENTNINYIGINFHIRYCKDCGEYLDASDMKCKKCGSHDIQGISRVTGYLSLDERFGVGKAAERADRISQGTAKHCYK, encoded by the coding sequence ATGCTAAATGTAGTAAAAAGAGATGGTAGACAGGTAGTATTCGATTCTAATAAAATATTTAATGCCATAAAAGGAGCGGCCGATGAGATTGGCTATGACATTAAGCAAAGTGATATACTTGAATTAACTCAAAAAGTTATAGGAAGAGTTGAGGATTTAAAGATAAGAGAAATTTCAGTTGAGGAAGTGCAAAACTTAGTTGAGGAAGTGCTTCTTGAAAACGGAAATAAGGAAATAGGTATGGCCTATTGTACATATAGAAAAGAGAGAACAAAGGTAAGAGAGATAAAATCTGATCTTATGAAGGTTATAGAGAAAATCGGAATAGAAACTGATAGAGATAATGCTAATGTTGGAAACAACTATAGTTCAAAGCTTTTAAGAATAGCTAGTGAATCTAACAAATGGCACAATCTTTCTGCTATGCCTAAAAAAATATCTAGAGCTCATGAAAATGGAGATATATATCTACATGATTTAGATAGTTATAATTTGAGTATAAACTGTCTTCATATTCCAACAAAGGAAGTTCTACAAAGTGGATTTAATACAGGTTATGGATATATAAGACCACCAAAGAGAATAGAGTCAGCTGCGGAGCTTTCATGTATACTTCTACAATCAACACAAAATGATATGTTTGGAGGTCAGTCACATCCTGATTTTGATAACGATATGGCTGAATTTATTGAGGAAACTAGAAGACAAATAAGACATGAATATGAAGAAATAGGTGTTGAAGCGGATAAGCTAGATGAATATGTTGAAAAAAAATTAGTGAGAATCGTTGGGCAGTCAATGCAGGGTATAGTTTATAATTTAAACACAATGCATAGTAGGGCCGGTTCGCAGGTCCCTTTTTCATCTATAAATATTGGAATACCTCAATCTAAGGATGCAGCACTTGTGTGCGAAATATTTTTAAAAGAATACGAAAAAGGACTTGGAAATGGTGAACAACCAATTTTCCCTAATATAATTTTTAGAGTTAAAAGTGGTGTGAATAGAAACGAAAATGATCCATACTACTATTTATTTAAACTAGCTTGTAGAGTTGCAGCTAAAAGAATGAACCCTACGTTTATGAATATAGATGCTGATTTTAATAAAGAGTATTATGATAAGGGATATATTCCAGCAACAATGGGATGTAGAACTTATTTAATGTCAAATATAAATGGAGAACCAGGAGTAAAGGGAAGAGGAAATATAGCACCTACAACCGTTAACTTACCAAGAATAGGTATACTTGCAAAAGGTGATGTAGATAAATTCTTTGAACTTTTACATTCAAGACTTGAAATCGCAAAAGAAAGCTTGCTTCACAGATATAGTGTGCTTAAAAAGTTAAAGGTTAAAGATTTACCGTTTGTTGTAGGACAAAACCTTATGAAGGGTTCTGAAAATTTAAAACCGGATGATTCCATAGAACCAGTTCTTAAACAAGGTACATGGGGAGTTGGTTTTATAGGACTGGCTGAAACACTTGTAGCCCTTACAGGACATCATCACGGAGAAACAGAAGAAGCAAAAGAGCTTGGAATTAAAATAGTTTCATATATAAGAGATTATCTTGATGATTTAAAGAAGCATATAAAGCTTAATTGGAGTTGTTACGCTACACCAGCTGAAGGCTTATCTGGAAAATTTATTGCTAAGGATAAAGTTATTTTTGGAGAAATACCAGGGGTTACAGATAAGGATTACTATACTAATAGTTATCATGTACCAGTTGGTTTTGATATATCTATAAAGGAAAAAATAAATATAGAGGCACCTTATCATAAATTATGTAATGGTGGACATATATCCTATATAGAGCTTGATGATTATGGCGATGAAGAGACAATAATGAACATAATTAAATATGCATATGAAAATACAAACATAAATTATATAGGAATAAACTTCCACATAAGATATTGCAAGGATTGTGGAGAGTATTTGGATGCATCAGATATGAAGTGCAAGAAGTGCGGAAGCCACGATATTCAGGGAATATCAAGAGTTACAGGATATTTAAGCCTAGATGAGAGATTTGGTGTTGGAAAGGCAGCAGAAAGAGCTGATAGAATATCACAAGGAACTGCAAAACACTGTTATAAATAA
- a CDS encoding DUF6514 family protein — translation MQVVEILKKKVEMVDRVYEYEYRLIKGELTICHKYDNTKIQSYGIEVERKDFVDNKIVNIERDDIKNISVEKEKVHNLMEILYKNVVSPIHFIEVIGSYVDNYTADFDFDFVG, via the coding sequence ATGCAAGTAGTTGAAATTTTGAAGAAAAAAGTTGAAATGGTGGATAGGGTTTATGAATACGAGTACAGACTTATAAAAGGGGAATTAACAATATGTCATAAATATGACAATACAAAAATACAATCTTACGGTATAGAAGTTGAGAGAAAAGATTTTGTGGACAATAAAATAGTTAATATTGAGAGGGACGATATTAAAAATATAAGCGTGGAAAAAGAAAAAGTACATAATCTTATGGAGATTCTATATAAAAATGTGGTTTCGCCAATACATTTTATAGAAGTTATAGGATCCTATGTAGATAATTATACAGCTGACTTTGATTTTGATTTTGTAGGTTAA
- a CDS encoding MBL fold metallo-hydrolase, protein MKFTWYGQSCFLIETSRNKKILLDPFNNSIGYPTFKGEADIITVSHHHFDHDFIDCVTNSPKVIDKPGDYKIDDITIKGIPSFHDNVHGAARGENTIFLFNIDGFNVCHLGDIGYVLSDLEVKSLGNVDVLMIPVGGNFTIDGAEAGQLCKKINSNIILPMHYKTTFTILPLEGAEKFIMSMKNAERLQSNVLTLDTKTNEKNQVKIFSIK, encoded by the coding sequence TTGAAATTTACTTGGTATGGTCAATCGTGTTTTCTTATTGAAACCAGCAGAAATAAAAAAATATTACTAGATCCGTTCAACAATTCCATAGGATACCCTACCTTTAAGGGTGAGGCTGACATAATAACTGTAAGCCATCATCACTTTGATCATGACTTTATCGACTGTGTTACTAATTCGCCAAAAGTAATTGATAAACCTGGAGATTATAAAATCGATGACATAACCATAAAGGGTATACCTTCCTTTCATGACAATGTACATGGTGCCGCTAGAGGCGAAAACACTATTTTTTTGTTTAACATAGACGGTTTTAATGTATGCCATCTTGGGGATATAGGTTACGTTTTATCTGATTTGGAAGTGAAAAGTCTTGGAAATGTAGATGTACTCATGATTCCTGTAGGTGGTAATTTTACAATAGATGGCGCAGAGGCTGGTCAACTATGTAAAAAAATCAATAGTAATATCATACTTCCTATGCATTATAAAACCACCTTCACTATTTTACCTCTTGAAGGCGCCGAGAAATTTATAATGAGTATGAAAAATGCAGAAAGACTCCAAAGCAATGTACTAACCTTAGACACGAAAACAAATGAAAAAAATCAGGTTAAAATTTTCTCCATTAAGTAG
- a CDS encoding TM1266 family iron-only hydrogenase system putative regulator, translating into MDKRIAVVGIILDDISMAQEVNKILHMHSSVIVGRMGIPYREKGISVISIIVDGTMDELSSLTGKLGRIPGVSVKSAVSKKA; encoded by the coding sequence TTGGATAAGCGAATTGCCGTAGTCGGTATAATTCTAGATGATATAAGCATGGCACAAGAAGTAAATAAAATTCTTCATATGCACAGCTCAGTAATTGTCGGAAGGATGGGCATACCTTATAGAGAAAAAGGAATTTCGGTAATATCTATAATTGTAGACGGTACCATGGATGAATTAAGCTCCCTTACTGGTAAACTTGGTAGAATACCTGGCGTAAGCGTAAAATCAGCTGTTTCAAAGAAAGCTTAA
- the nrdG gene encoding anaerobic ribonucleoside-triphosphate reductase activating protein, giving the protein MELRVAGFLDNSMVNGEGLRSVLFLSGCRRRCPGCQNTDMQDFKYGESVSAEEIFNRIKSNVPIIKGVTFSGGDPLEQAEGLINISKEIKKLGLNIWCYTGYTYEEILKEKDSNKLELLKYIDVLVDGEFKAELTENAPKYAGSSNQRIIRLK; this is encoded by the coding sequence ATGGAACTTAGAGTTGCGGGTTTTTTAGATAATTCAATGGTGAATGGAGAGGGACTTAGATCTGTATTATTTTTATCAGGCTGTAGGAGAAGATGCCCGGGATGCCAGAATACGGATATGCAGGATTTTAAATACGGCGAAAGTGTTTCTGCGGAGGAAATATTTAATAGAATTAAGAGCAATGTTCCTATAATAAAAGGGGTGACTTTTTCAGGTGGAGATCCTTTAGAACAAGCTGAAGGGTTAATTAATATATCAAAGGAAATAAAGAAGCTAGGTCTTAATATATGGTGTTATACAGGATATACATATGAAGAGATTTTAAAAGAAAAAGATTCCAATAAGCTTGAACTACTGAAATACATAGATGTTTTGGTTGATGGAGAATTCAAAGCTGAGTTAACAGAAAATGCACCTAAGTACGCAGGTTCAAGCAATCAGAGAATTATCAGGTTAAAATAA
- the acpS gene encoding holo-ACP synthase: MIKGVGVDIIEINRVKNAIDRNYKFIEKLFSRREIAYIKAEKTKAQYIAGRFSAKEAVSKALGTGFRGFSFKNIEIHKDDLGKPIVVLNGGARAIAEGYGKYQVQLSISHDREKAIAYAVLEVF, translated from the coding sequence ATGATTAAAGGAGTTGGCGTTGATATTATTGAAATAAATAGAGTAAAGAACGCTATTGATAGAAATTATAAATTTATTGAAAAATTGTTTAGCAGAAGAGAAATAGCATATATAAAAGCTGAAAAGACAAAGGCACAATACATAGCAGGAAGATTTTCTGCTAAAGAAGCTGTTTCAAAAGCACTTGGAACTGGTTTTAGAGGCTTTAGTTTTAAAAATATAGAAATTCATAAGGATGATTTAGGAAAACCAATAGTAGTTTTAAATGGAGGTGCAAGAGCTATTGCTGAAGGTTATGGAAAATACCAAGTTCAATTAAGTATTTCTCATGATAGAGAAAAGGCTATAGCTTATGCTGTTTTGGAGGTGTTTTAA
- a CDS encoding PFL family protein: MNTNEIMSTIKMIEEQKLDIRTITMGISLRDCCSFNGEESRKRIYDKITRYAQDLVRVGEEIERDYGIPIINKRISVTPISMIAESSDDKDYVEYAKTLDRAAKAVGVNLIGGFSALVHKGCTKGDKILLQSIPEALHTTDIVCSSVNVGSSKTGINMNAVKQMGHIIKDVANLSASTNGMECMKLVVFANAIEDNPFMAGAFHGVGEAECVINVGISGPGVVKASLEKVKGEPFDVVAETIKKTAFRITRAGQLVAREASKKLDVPFGIIDLSLAPTPAVGDSVARIIEEIGVEACGAPGTTAALALLNDAVKKGGIMAASHVGGLSGAFIPVSEDEGMIAAVKSGALNLEKLEAMTCVCSVGLDMIAVPGDTPAETISGIIADEAAIGVINNKTTAVRIIPAIGMGVGDSVEFGGLFGTAPVMPVSKFSSADFINRGGRIPSPIHSFKN, translated from the coding sequence ATGAATACTAACGAGATCATGAGTACAATAAAAATGATTGAAGAACAAAAACTTGATATACGTACAATAACCATGGGTATATCTTTAAGAGACTGTTGCAGTTTTAATGGAGAAGAATCCAGAAAGAGGATTTACGATAAAATAACCAGATATGCACAGGATTTGGTAAGAGTTGGAGAAGAGATAGAAAGAGATTATGGTATTCCTATAATCAATAAAAGAATTTCAGTAACTCCAATTTCAATGATTGCAGAGTCATCTGATGATAAAGACTATGTTGAGTATGCTAAAACTTTAGATAGAGCAGCTAAAGCAGTTGGAGTTAATCTCATAGGAGGATTTTCAGCACTTGTCCATAAAGGATGCACTAAGGGGGATAAGATCTTATTACAGTCTATCCCAGAAGCGTTACATACTACAGATATTGTTTGCTCATCTGTGAATGTTGGAAGTAGCAAAACAGGAATAAATATGAATGCAGTTAAGCAAATGGGACATATAATAAAGGATGTTGCAAATTTAAGTGCCTCAACTAACGGAATGGAATGCATGAAGCTTGTTGTATTTGCCAATGCTATTGAGGATAATCCTTTTATGGCAGGAGCATTTCATGGGGTAGGAGAAGCTGAATGCGTAATAAACGTTGGGATAAGTGGTCCTGGTGTTGTTAAGGCTTCACTTGAAAAGGTAAAGGGCGAACCATTTGATGTGGTTGCTGAAACAATAAAGAAGACAGCTTTTAGAATCACTAGAGCTGGCCAACTTGTTGCTAGAGAAGCGTCTAAAAAATTAGATGTTCCATTTGGAATAATAGATTTATCACTTGCACCAACTCCAGCAGTTGGAGATAGTGTTGCAAGAATAATAGAAGAAATAGGAGTTGAAGCGTGTGGTGCTCCAGGAACAACGGCAGCACTTGCATTATTAAATGATGCCGTTAAAAAGGGCGGAATAATGGCTGCTTCACATGTTGGAGGACTTAGTGGTGCTTTCATACCTGTAAGTGAAGATGAGGGTATGATAGCTGCAGTTAAGAGCGGTGCACTTAATTTAGAAAAGCTTGAAGCTATGACTTGTGTATGTTCAGTAGGACTCGATATGATAGCAGTGCCTGGAGATACACCAGCTGAAACAATTTCTGGAATAATTGCTGATGAAGCTGCAATAGGAGTTATAAATAATAAAACTACAGCAGTGCGTATAATTCCAGCAATAGGAATGGGTGTAGGTGACAGCGTAGAATTCGGAGGACTTTTTGGAACGGCACCTGTAATGCCTGTAAGCAAATTTTCTTCGGCTGATTTTATTAATAGAGGTGGAAGAATACCTTCACCAATACACAGTTTTAAAAACTAA
- a CDS encoding ectonucleotide pyrophosphatase/phosphodiesterase, whose translation MKAKAKHLIVISIDALNAKDFDFIKELPNFSNIINNGSYVREVTGVYPSVTYPSHTSIITGTYPEKHGIFNNEKMQIGVKTQEWYWQKKYIKVPTLVDIALEHGMKVGNVFWPVMGGAKIHYNCPEVWSVKPYTNQVIASLVNGTPLFLLKLILKFGTTLKGAEQPNLDDFLCKSVCYMVENKKPNLTLLHLNEIDHARHKFGFASEDVYEGLKREDRRLGEIIEASKRAGIYDETAFIVLGDHGFSDVDYKICINTAFVKKGLIHLDRKGKIVNCKVYANYCDGSNQIKVMDPQNIDEVSKLLFDMKDSGRYGIKEIYTKEEAAKKNIRGDFDFMLEAEDGYYFDNGWNEKDVIVKIKKSRSRAHEEGYFAATHGYDPLKEGYRTFFAAFGCGIKKGVTIENANLVDEGPTMAAILGLEMKNVDGIVLNDILM comes from the coding sequence ATGAAAGCTAAAGCGAAGCATCTAATAGTAATATCTATAGATGCCCTAAATGCAAAGGATTTTGATTTTATAAAGGAGCTTCCTAACTTTTCAAACATAATAAATAATGGTTCATATGTTAGGGAGGTTACAGGAGTGTACCCATCTGTTACATACCCATCACATACATCAATAATAACTGGAACCTATCCAGAGAAGCATGGAATATTTAATAATGAAAAAATGCAGATAGGAGTAAAAACCCAAGAATGGTATTGGCAAAAGAAGTATATTAAGGTACCAACTTTAGTAGATATTGCACTTGAACATGGTATGAAGGTTGGAAATGTTTTTTGGCCAGTTATGGGTGGAGCTAAAATTCATTATAATTGTCCTGAGGTTTGGAGTGTAAAACCATACACAAACCAAGTTATAGCATCACTTGTAAACGGAACACCATTATTTCTTCTTAAATTAATATTGAAGTTTGGAACTACATTAAAGGGGGCAGAGCAGCCTAATTTGGATGACTTCTTATGTAAGTCAGTATGTTATATGGTAGAAAATAAAAAACCTAATTTAACATTATTGCACTTGAACGAAATAGATCATGCAAGACATAAATTTGGTTTTGCTTCTGAGGATGTTTATGAGGGTTTAAAAAGAGAGGATAGGAGATTAGGAGAAATAATAGAGGCTTCAAAAAGAGCTGGAATATATGATGAAACTGCCTTTATTGTTTTAGGTGATCACGGATTTTCTGATGTAGACTATAAGATTTGTATTAATACTGCTTTTGTGAAAAAAGGACTCATACACTTAGATAGAAAGGGAAAGATAGTAAACTGTAAGGTATATGCAAATTATTGCGACGGATCTAACCAAATAAAAGTGATGGATCCTCAAAATATTGACGAGGTATCAAAGCTTCTTTTCGATATGAAGGATAGTGGAAGGTACGGTATAAAAGAAATATATACTAAGGAAGAAGCGGCTAAGAAGAATATCAGAGGAGACTTTGATTTCATGCTCGAAGCTGAAGATGGATATTATTTTGACAACGGCTGGAATGAAAAAGATGTGATTGTGAAAATAAAAAAGTCAAGAAGTAGGGCACATGAAGAAGGGTACTTTGCAGCAACTCACGGATATGATCCTCTTAAAGAAGGTTATAGAACGTTTTTTGCAGCATTTGGCTGTGGTATAAAAAAGGGAGTTACAATAGAAAATGCTAATCTTGTAGATGAGGGACCTACTATGGCAGCTATACTTGGACTTGAAATGAAAAATGTAGATGGTATTGTACTAAATGATATTTTGATGTAA
- a CDS encoding YihY/virulence factor BrkB family protein: MSAKLLRIKNYVSVFIKRLIDDGIIALSSQLAYSLIFAFFPFLIFLMTLVGFSSIKSSDVLEAMRKVVPYQVYGLVKNIVKEVVDTKNGKLLSVSLITSIWSCVSGFNAVIRGLNNSYKDNERRSFLKVQLISIIFTFGLIITIFFAMLLIVFGDINEELIIKKFGINEFFGYGVWDLIKYGILTIGMIFSFAALYRYTPANKHKWKMVFPGAVISALGWVISSICFTYYVNNFGNYSKVYGSIGAVIVLMTWLFIISFIIICGGEINAVYFEIKNPNKLTKS; this comes from the coding sequence ATGTCTGCAAAATTGTTAAGGATAAAAAACTACGTTTCTGTATTTATAAAAAGGCTTATTGATGATGGAATAATTGCTTTATCCTCTCAACTTGCATATAGTCTTATATTTGCTTTTTTTCCATTCTTAATATTTCTTATGACACTTGTGGGATTCAGTAGTATTAAAAGTAGTGATGTACTTGAGGCGATGAGAAAAGTTGTACCATATCAAGTATATGGGTTAGTTAAAAATATCGTAAAGGAAGTTGTAGATACTAAAAATGGTAAGCTTCTTTCTGTAAGTTTAATAACTAGTATTTGGTCTTGTGTTTCAGGATTTAATGCTGTAATAAGAGGTTTAAACAATTCCTATAAAGATAATGAAAGAAGAAGCTTTTTAAAAGTACAGCTTATATCAATAATTTTTACATTTGGATTAATAATAACTATATTTTTTGCAATGCTTTTAATTGTATTTGGTGATATAAATGAGGAATTAATCATAAAGAAATTTGGAATTAACGAGTTTTTTGGATATGGAGTTTGGGATTTGATAAAATATGGGATTTTAACAATAGGAATGATTTTTTCATTTGCAGCATTATATAGATACACTCCAGCTAATAAACACAAGTGGAAAATGGTATTTCCAGGAGCTGTAATAAGTGCACTTGGGTGGGTAATATCATCTATATGCTTTACATACTATGTAAACAATTTTGGAAATTATTCGAAAGTATATGGAAGTATAGGGGCAGTTATAGTTCTGATGACTTGGCTTTTTATAATATCTTTTATAATAATTTGTGGAGGCGAAATAAATGCAGTTTATTTTGAAATAAAAAATCCCAATAAATTAACAAAATCATAA
- a CDS encoding ACT domain-containing protein produces the protein MKAIITVIGKDKVGIIAGVSSILAEMKINILDISQTIMQEYFTMIMLTDLSCSVVSFDKVKTELDEKGKKLGVSIKIQDEGIFNSMNRV, from the coding sequence ATGAAAGCGATTATTACAGTTATAGGAAAAGACAAGGTTGGTATCATTGCTGGGGTAAGTTCTATTCTTGCTGAAATGAAAATTAATATTCTTGACATAAGTCAAACTATAATGCAGGAATACTTTACTATGATAATGCTTACAGATTTGTCCTGTTCGGTTGTTTCTTTTGATAAGGTTAAGACTGAACTTGATGAAAAAGGTAAAAAACTTGGGGTTTCAATCAAGATACAGGATGAAGGCATATTCAACTCAATGAACAGGGTGTAA
- a CDS encoding CPBP family intramembrane glutamic endopeptidase, whose amino-acid sequence MKRITKANIFFLALIVLQIIGGTIIQQFNTKLRPNFAIALIVTQIVLLIIPNLVYILVTRQSFKKVLRFNPINFKSAFIIILVALFFIPIASFLANFTGLFFRNNVETVIRNMKGTPLLEMIFVLGIVPAFCEELLVRGSILSAYKGISIKKAALINGFLFGVLHLNPPQFLYTFALGTILSYLVYSCDSIFASMIAHFIFNSFSAVVSWFAMRQNAKPTGNAIRNLPANQKIATLLFGAVLAAVALGVIIILIRELMDMNKDKIESQKQDEAVREEYNISDKVIASVPVLFSVILFLDYIYANLYKIL is encoded by the coding sequence TTGAAAAGAATAACAAAGGCTAATATATTTTTTCTTGCCTTAATAGTGCTTCAGATAATTGGGGGCACAATTATACAACAGTTTAATACAAAGCTTAGACCTAATTTTGCTATTGCGCTTATAGTTACTCAAATTGTGCTTTTAATTATTCCTAATTTAGTTTATATCTTAGTTACTAGACAGTCATTTAAAAAAGTTTTAAGGTTTAATCCCATTAATTTTAAAAGTGCATTTATTATTATATTGGTAGCTTTATTTTTTATACCTATTGCAAGCTTCTTAGCAAACTTTACGGGATTATTTTTTCGTAACAATGTAGAAACTGTAATAAGGAATATGAAGGGTACACCTCTTTTAGAAATGATCTTTGTACTGGGCATAGTACCAGCATTCTGCGAAGAACTTTTAGTAAGAGGTTCTATTTTGTCGGCATATAAGGGAATATCAATCAAAAAGGCAGCTTTAATAAATGGATTTTTGTTCGGAGTTTTGCATCTTAATCCGCCTCAATTTTTGTATACCTTTGCACTTGGTACAATTCTTTCTTATCTTGTATATTCATGTGATTCTATATTTGCATCTATGATTGCTCATTTTATATTTAATAGTTTTAGTGCTGTAGTGTCTTGGTTTGCAATGAGGCAAAATGCAAAACCAACAGGAAATGCAATTAGAAATCTTCCTGCAAATCAGAAGATTGCAACTTTACTATTTGGAGCAGTATTAGCGGCTGTAGCGCTTGGTGTTATTATTATACTCATAAGAGAACTTATGGATATGAATAAAGATAAGATAGAAAGTCAAAAACAGGATGAAGCTGTTAGAGAAGAGTACAATATATCAGATAAAGTTATTGCAAGTGTTCCGGTTTTGTTTTCTGTAATATTGTTTTTAGATTATATATATGCTAATCTATATAAGATATTATAA
- the glmM gene encoding phosphoglucosamine mutase yields the protein MGRMFGTDGVRGIANKELTAELAYRLGRAGAYVLTNETHKPKILVGMDTRISGDMLEAALVSGILSVGAEAVCVGIVPTPAVAYLTRKYKADAGVVISASHNPVEYNGIKFFDAKGYKLSDNLEDEIQKIIESDFEGVPLPTGESVGRKVVEESAEEDYIKFAKSTIGTDLKGMKIALDCANGAAYKTAVKTFRELGAQVTVINNDPDGININCNCGSTHPEELMDYVVKKNCDLGLAFDGDADRCLAVDEKGNLIDGDFIMAICGKYLKDKGELHKDVVVVTVMSNMGLFLALDKANIKTVKTKVGDRYVLEEMLKEGYKLGGEQSGHIIFLDYNTTGDGLVTALKICSIVKESRKTLSKLASIMHKLPQVLANAKVPNNKKDIYLEDKEISDEIKKIEEELHGKGRVLIRPSGTEPLVRVMLEGEDQDRLNTLAHGLAELIEKKAN from the coding sequence ATGGGTAGAATGTTTGGAACTGATGGAGTAAGAGGAATAGCCAATAAAGAACTTACAGCAGAGCTTGCATATAGACTTGGAAGAGCAGGAGCGTATGTTTTAACAAATGAAACTCATAAACCTAAAATATTGGTTGGTATGGATACTAGAATTTCAGGCGATATGCTTGAAGCTGCGCTTGTTTCAGGTATACTTTCTGTTGGAGCTGAAGCTGTATGTGTTGGTATAGTGCCTACTCCTGCGGTTGCTTATTTGACTAGAAAATACAAAGCAGATGCTGGTGTAGTAATATCTGCATCCCATAATCCGGTAGAATACAATGGAATAAAGTTTTTTGATGCAAAAGGTTACAAGCTATCAGATAATCTTGAGGACGAAATTCAGAAAATTATAGAAAGTGACTTTGAGGGAGTACCGCTTCCTACTGGTGAAAGTGTTGGAAGAAAGGTTGTAGAGGAATCTGCAGAAGAAGATTATATTAAGTTTGCCAAAAGCACTATAGGAACAGATTTAAAGGGAATGAAAATAGCTCTTGACTGTGCAAATGGAGCTGCGTATAAAACTGCGGTAAAAACCTTTAGAGAACTTGGTGCCCAGGTAACTGTTATAAACAATGATCCAGATGGAATAAATATAAACTGTAACTGTGGTTCTACACATCCTGAGGAATTGATGGATTATGTTGTTAAGAAAAATTGTGATTTAGGTCTTGCTTTTGATGGTGATGCTGATAGATGTCTTGCTGTTGATGAAAAGGGAAACCTGATAGATGGTGACTTTATAATGGCTATCTGTGGTAAGTACTTAAAGGATAAAGGTGAATTACATAAGGATGTAGTTGTTGTTACTGTTATGAGTAATATGGGATTATTTTTAGCATTAGATAAAGCAAATATTAAAACAGTAAAAACTAAGGTTGGAGACAGATACGTTCTTGAAGAGATGTTAAAAGAAGGATACAAGCTTGGTGGAGAACAATCTGGTCATATAATATTCTTAGACTATAATACAACAGGAGACGGACTTGTAACGGCTCTTAAGATATGTTCAATAGTAAAAGAGAGTAGAAAAACACTGTCAAAGCTTGCATCTATAATGCATAAGCTTCCACAGGTACTTGCAAATGCAAAGGTGCCTAATAATAAAAAGGATATATACCTTGAAGATAAGGAGATATCTGATGAAATTAAGAAGATTGAGGAAGAACTGCATGGTAAAGGTAGAGTATTAATAAGGCCTTCTGGTACTGAGCCTTTAGTTAGAGTTATGCTTGAGGGAGAAGATCAAGATAGACTTAATACTTTAGCTCATGGTTTAGCAGAGTTAATTGAAAAGAAAGCAAACTAG